A single genomic interval of Streptococcus suis harbors:
- a CDS encoding Fic family protein — translation MYMSVKQAAELWGISDRRVRDLCSQGKVEGAIREGRLWKIPQDTPKPVDGRYKRVESLLPLIDEKMVRLATLRPLTRGEIERLNEEFTVEFTYNSNAIEGNTLTLRETDMVLRGLTIDQKPLKDHLEAIGHREAFEYVQTLVAEDTPLTEQVVKDIHYLVLSDKKDDRGVYRKVPVRIMGAANEPAQPFMIRPLMEQWLADYAQCQENIVTKMARFHIAFESIHPFIDGNGRTGRLLVNLELMKAGYPPIDIKFSDRLAYYQAFDDFHAKGSLSAMEDLFARYLNERLDMYLSILSPDDVE, via the coding sequence ATGTATATGTCAGTTAAGCAGGCAGCGGAGCTCTGGGGGATTTCAGACCGCCGTGTTCGTGACTTGTGTAGTCAGGGAAAGGTGGAAGGTGCTATCCGTGAGGGACGTTTATGGAAGATTCCCCAAGATACCCCAAAGCCAGTTGATGGTCGTTATAAAAGGGTGGAAAGCCTCCTGCCCTTGATTGATGAAAAGATGGTAAGGTTAGCGACGCTTCGTCCCTTGACCAGAGGAGAGATTGAGCGGCTCAATGAAGAATTTACAGTGGAGTTCACCTATAATTCCAACGCTATTGAGGGCAATACCCTGACCCTGCGTGAAACGGACATGGTTTTGCGAGGGTTGACCATTGACCAGAAGCCCTTAAAGGATCATCTTGAGGCTATTGGTCATAGGGAAGCTTTTGAATACGTACAGACCTTGGTGGCAGAAGATACGCCTTTGACGGAGCAGGTTGTAAAGGATATTCACTATCTGGTTTTGTCCGATAAGAAGGACGATAGGGGTGTCTATCGAAAGGTGCCCGTTCGTATCATGGGTGCTGCAAACGAACCTGCCCAGCCTTTTATGATCCGTCCCTTGATGGAGCAGTGGCTGGCGGACTATGCTCAGTGTCAGGAAAACATCGTGACCAAGATGGCTCGTTTTCACATTGCCTTTGAAAGTATTCATCCCTTTATTGATGGAAATGGTCGAACTGGACGGCTCTTGGTCAACTTGGAGCTGATGAAGGCTGGCTATCCTCCCATTGATATTAAATTTTCAGACCGATTAGCCTATTATCAGGCCTTTGATGACTTCCATGCTAAGGGAAGCCTGTCAGCAATGGAAGATTTGTTTGCCCGTTATCTGAATGAGAGATTGGATATGTATTTGTCTATCCTCTCCCCCGATGATGTAGAGTAA
- a CDS encoding restriction endonuclease subunit S, producing the protein MTRMKDSGIEWIGEVPEEWGITKFKYFLDTNKGLTITKENLIEDGIPVINYGQIHSKYGKSVSTDRDVLPQVSANYLKFKQSLLKPGDFVFADTSEDIDGSGNFSTRIDDNGELFAGYHTIKAKLKNALEHDFRYFMHYFDSLAFRKQVQNKVSGIKVYSITQSILQETCLILPSLYEQNQIADFLDKKVAQLDKVKSLLEEQIKTLEDYRQSLIYETVTKGLDKTVPLKDSGVDWIGQIPEGWGVGKLSQFFGEVKKKNVRNFEKNLLSLSYGRVIRKSIDNLMGLLPESFDTYNIIDENDIVFRLTDLQNDKKSLRTGLSKERGIITSAYVTIRTINNFINANYYNHLFYAYDLCKVYYNFGGGVRQGGTWGDLSVLRILIPSVTEQNQIADFLDKKIEQINQMIAIKKEQLENINKQRQTLIYDYVTGKRRV; encoded by the coding sequence ATGACTAGGATGAAAGATAGTGGTATCGAGTGGATTGGGGAAGTGCCAGAGGAGTGGGGGATAACGAAGTTTAAGTATTTTTTAGATACGAATAAAGGTTTAACCATCACCAAAGAGAATTTAATTGAAGATGGAATACCAGTTATTAACTATGGTCAAATTCATTCGAAATATGGCAAGTCAGTAAGTACGGATAGGGATGTATTACCACAAGTTTCGGCTAATTATCTAAAATTCAAGCAATCGCTTCTAAAACCAGGTGACTTTGTTTTTGCAGATACGTCGGAAGATATTGATGGTTCGGGAAATTTTTCGACAAGAATTGATGATAATGGCGAACTATTTGCTGGTTATCATACAATTAAAGCCAAACTCAAAAATGCTTTAGAACATGACTTTAGATATTTTATGCACTACTTTGACTCTTTGGCGTTTAGAAAACAAGTTCAAAATAAGGTGAGTGGAATTAAAGTCTATAGTATTACACAATCAATATTGCAAGAAACTTGTTTGATACTGCCAAGTTTGTATGAACAAAACCAAATCGCTGACTTCCTCGATAAAAAAGTCGCTCAGCTGGATAAGGTCAAAAGCCTTCTGGAAGAGCAAATTAAGACCTTGGAAGACTACCGCCAAAGCCTCATTTACGAAACCGTCACAAAAGGACTGGATAAAACCGTTCCCCTAAAAGACTCAGGTGTTGACTGGATAGGACAGATCCCAGAGGGGTGGGGGGTAGGAAAATTATCCCAATTTTTTGGGGAAGTGAAAAAGAAAAATGTCAGAAATTTTGAAAAAAATTTATTATCACTAAGTTATGGTAGAGTAATACGGAAGTCTATCGATAATTTGATGGGATTATTACCTGAATCGTTTGATACATACAACATTATTGATGAAAATGATATTGTTTTCCGACTTACAGATTTGCAAAATGATAAAAAAAGTTTACGAACTGGATTATCAAAAGAGCGTGGCATTATCACTTCAGCGTATGTAACAATAAGAACTATAAACAATTTTATTAATGCCAACTACTATAACCATTTGTTCTATGCATATGATTTATGTAAAGTATATTATAATTTTGGAGGAGGAGTTCGACAAGGAGGCACGTGGGGAGACTTATCAGTACTACGGATTTTAATCCCTTCAGTTACAGAACAAAATCAAATCGCTGACTTCTTAGATAAAAAGATAGAGCAAATCAACCAAATGATTGCTATCAAAAAAGAACAACTCGAAAATATCAACAAACAACGCCAAACACTGATTTATGATTACGTGACAGGGAAAAGGAGGGTGTAG